The Anguilla anguilla isolate fAngAng1 chromosome 4, fAngAng1.pri, whole genome shotgun sequence genome has a window encoding:
- the zbtb7a gene encoding zinc finger and BTB domain-containing protein 7A: MGSTTAGQGFENKTGRQTDGRTDTRAAAAIGGSAAGWWKMSSGAGGRGGRRGRAGTVAAGAGAGAGGAGAAEEGPLGIPFPEHSADVLGGLNAQRQSGQLCDVLLVAGEREFPAHRSVLASCSSYFHRLFTSGVAADRQSVYALDFVRADALDALLDFAYTATLTVSHASVRDVLSAASLLEIPPVRDVCAHLLDTKVLSPPVGSERGEEEEEDEERTKGGGGGEQGNRQRAREYLELFEKGGPWGSSCSTPELRDVPPHTHFNQRNGAPGNGTPPAGPPGYAPAQPPPEEDEEEDEDGDGDGDGTRDLLAWARDNGGLPLHPFYAPSQNGHYYLQPDAEQEQELELEREREQGPGRGRDHDGRSASALLQRMMDSIERQKEREMAGEEAPEGEDPEVEFYLNYFNSAQHEDVASVTSVTSAAAAAAAVGPGLLPLWAAAAAARGSGSAGSGGGGGGGGGGGGEKKMRSKAFQKCPICSKVIQGAGKLPRHIRTHTGEKPYECAICKVRFTRQDKLKVHMRKHTGEKPYLCTQCGAAFAHNYDLKNHMRVHTGLRPYQCSSCFKTFVRSDHLHRHLKKDGCNGVPSRRGRKPRVRDPGLQEGDPGAHAVPVPRGRGRRRLEAAAAAAAAVAAATRGDPGSPAPSHVQREESGKAGKAGP, translated from the exons ACGCGGGCGGCGGCTGCGATCGGCGGCTCGGCGGCAGGCTGGTGGAAGATGTCGTCGGGGGCCGGCGGGAggggcgggaggcggggccgggccGGGACGGTGGCggcgggggccggggccggggcggggggcgccGGCGCGGCGGAGGAGGGCCCGCTGGGCATCCCGTTCCCGGAGCACAGCGCGGACGTGCTGGGGGGCCTGAACGCGCAGCGGCAGAGCGGCCAGCTGTGCGACGTGCTCCTGGTGGCGGGGGAGCGGGAGTTCCCCGCCCACCGCTCCGTGCtggcctcctgcagctcctACTTCCACCGGCTCTTCACCTCCGGCGTTGCCGCCGACCGCCAGAGCGTCTACGCGCTGGACTTCGTGCGCGCCGATGCGCTGGACGCCCTGCTGGACTTCGCCTACACCGCCACGCTCACCGTCAGCCACGCCAGCGTGCGGGACGTCCTGAGCGCCGCCAGCCTGCTGGAGATCCCCCCCGTACGGGACGTCTGCGCCCACCTGCTGGACACCAAAGTGCTCTCCCCACCG gtgggtAGCGAgcgaggagaggaggaggaggaagacgaagaGCGCacaaagggaggaggaggaggggagcaggggaaCCGGCAGCGGGCTCGAGAGTACCTGGAGCTTTTTGAGAAGGGGGGTCCCTggggcagcagctgcagcacacCCGAGCTCAGGGACGtacccccacacacgcactttAACCAACGCAACGGCGCCCCCGGCAACGGGAccccccccgccggcccccCGGGGTACGCCCCGGCGCAGCCGCCCccggaggaggacgaggaggaggacgaggacggggacggggacggggacgggacGCGGGACCTCCTGGCCTGGGCCCGGGACAACGGGGGCCTGCCCCTGCACCCCTTCTACGCCCCCTCCCAGAACGGACACTACTACCTCCAGCCGGACGccgagcaggagcaggagctggagctggagcgggagcgggagcagGGGCCCGGGCGGGGCCGGGACCACGACGGGAGGTCGGCCAGCGCCCTGCTGCAGCGCATGATGGACTCCATCGAGCGGCAGAAGGAGCGGGAGATGGCGGGGGAGGAGGCGCCGGAGGGGGAGGACCCGGAAGTGGAGTTTTACTTGAATTACTTTAACAGCGCGCAGCACGAGGACGTGGCCTCCGTCACCTCCGTcacctccgccgccgccgccgccgccgccgtcggcCCGGGGCTGCTGCCGCTctgggccgccgccgccgccgctcgagGCTCCGGGTCGGCgggcagcgggggcgggggcggcggcggcggcggcgggggcggggagaagAAGATGCGCTCCAAGGCCTTCCAGAAGTGCCCCATCTGCTCCAAGGTGATCCAGGGGGCGGGGAAGCTGCCCCGGCACATCCGCACGCACACCGGCGAGAAGCCCTACGAGTGCGCCATCTGCAAAGTGCGCTTCACCAG gcAGGACAAGCTGAAGGTCCACATGCGGAAGCACACGGGGGAGAAGCCCTACCTGTGCACCCAGTGTGGCGCGGCCTTCGCCCACAACTACGACCTGAAGAAccacatgcgcgtgcacacggGCCTGCGGCCCTACCAGTGCTCCAGCTGCTTCAAGACTTTCGTGCGCTCCGACCACCTGCACCGCCACCTCAAAAAGGACGGGTGCAACGGCGTGCCCTCGCGTCGCGGCCGAAAGCCTCGCGTCCGGGACCCCGGGCTCCAGGAGGGCGACCCGGGGGCCCACGCCGTGCCCGTCCCGCGCGGCCGGGGGCGCCGCCGTCTGGAGgccgccgccgcagccgccgccgccgtggccGCGGCGACGCGGGGGGACCccgggagccccgcccccagccacGTGCAGCGGGAGGAGTCGGGGAAGGCGGGGAAGGCGGGGCCGTGA